AAGTTCCGGGGTCTACCGCCAGAAAATCAAAGCACTACGACGAAACATCACCTTAAAATCGCTGGCGACGCCTCTGCTCGTTCCCATGATTGAAGAGGGGTTCGTTCATAACCGGCTGAGTCAATACATCCTGGACATGTACCTGACTCACAAACAACTAGAGTCGGTCGAAGCGCTTATCTTAGGATGCACACACTACCCGCTTATCCGTCCCGAGGTAGAGGCGTACTATGGCGATCGACTTGAGGTGATCGACTCGTCCGAGATGGTGGCACGGGCGCTGTACCAACTGCTGGAGGAGCATCACCTGCTCAATCAGTCCGGTGAAGGTACTAAAAGATTTCTGGTTTCAGACTTCACGCGCACGTTCCAGAGCCAGACGCGCCTGTTTTTTGGGGAAAAGGTAGAGTTGGAAACCTATCCTCTCTGGGAGTAGCAGTTACTCCACTTTCCAGAGAAAGAGTTCGCGGCCGTTGTTGCTGGTATACAAAAACCCCCTCACGATTTTATCGCCCCGCTCCAGCATCACGAAGTCGCCTAGCTTTGTTCCGCCCACAAAGAGTTCGTTGCCCTTGATCTTCACTTTCTTGTCGGCTTTGGGGTGACTCCGCCAAGAGTAGCCCGTCCATTCTTTCGGATTGAGGTAGACGTTGTCCCACTCAATTTTCCAGGCGACCCGCGCGTTGGGGCTGGCAAAGTCGACTCCCTGCCACTCGTACACACCGGCGTATTCGCCCACCGGCCGCTCGTCCTGCAACAGGCTGTCCAGACGCACCCGCACAATGTCCAACCCCGTCACGCTACGCGCCGGTAGCTCCACCGGGATGTCGGGACCACGCATGTACTTGCGCTTTTTCATCACCATCTCGGCATTTTCGGTATTGGCTACGCGATAGCGCTTCCGCGAACGTTCGCGCTCTTCCGAGCCTTCCACCCGTTCTTCGTCGTCGCCGATGGGGTCCATTTCGATGCCCGCCGATTGACTGGAAGGCGTGTTGGTAAAGACCGGTGCCGGTTCGGCACGGTCGATGTACGGCAACGGCCGATCGGGCGAAAGCGGCGCATCGAAATCGTCGACCATGCCATTGGGGTACTCAATTTTCCGCACCTTGTCGGTCGACATTTTGAAAATGGCCCCCTGCGGTGAAGAAAAACGCCGGTATTGTATTTCCGTCGGAGAAATTTCCACCACAATGCTTTCGAGGGTGGTGCCATCAGTTTTATAAATGATGTCGGGCTTTTGAGAATTATCCGATTGCGCGCGGACCGACACGATTACGCAGCAGTACAACCCTACGAGCAGACAGATCCTTTTCAGGAACCACGCAGCGACAGGGCTTGTCAAACGCAGGCTATTTTTTGAGTTT
This region of Catalinimonas alkaloidigena genomic DNA includes:
- the murI gene encoding glutamate racemase — protein: MLRPEQPLGIFDSGIGGLTVAHAVTRLLPSESIIYFGDTAHLPYGDKSTAAIQAYSIKICDLLLQQGAKVILIACNSASVSAYDLVREYVGSRAKVLNVIDPVVHYIGENYANRTVGLIGTRRTVSSGVYRQKIKALRRNITLKSLATPLLVPMIEEGFVHNRLSQYILDMYLTHKQLESVEALILGCTHYPLIRPEVEAYYGDRLEVIDSSEMVARALYQLLEEHHLLNQSGEGTKRFLVSDFTRTFQSQTRLFFGEKVELETYPLWE